In Aeromicrobium sp. A1-2, the DNA window TCGACACCGCCCTGCGACTCGTGAAGGGCGCGCCCTTCTCAGACCTTCGAGAGAACGGGTGGAGTTGGCTCCTTGACGCCGACTCCCGAGACGACGAGATCCTCGCCTGCGCCATCGTCGATATAGCCCACGACGTCGTCACCGCAGCACTCGCCGACGACGACCTCGACCGGGCCTTCAGAGCCGTCGAGATCGCCCGAACCGCCGCGCCGTACGACGAAATCGCACGCGTCGACCTCGCCGCAGTTCTCGTTGCTCAGGGCCACGAAGAGGCAGCACGAGAATTCCTCATGGACGCGGTCCACAACCGGTCGGATGACCACATGGGACCAATCGACCTCCCATCGCATACAGCCAACCGCCTCACTCGAATCGCGAAGGAGCAGCGAACCCACCGATGAGCCGTGACCGTCTTCGCGGAAACTTCCGCCGTCTTGATGCGGTTCGTCTCCAACTGTCGGGGCCTTACGACAAGATTGTGGCGTGTCTGAACGCGTTAAGCCGCCCCGTCGTCCGTGGCTGCCGGCTGCTCTACCCGCATTTTTCGGTAGCGAGCCGACGGTGACGGACCCGTGGGCCGGGCTGCTCGACGTCATCGCGAAGTTCGATTCCCTCACCACTGACCTCCGCATCGATGCACTCGGTGCCGCAGCAGAACTTGAGGAGGTCGACACCAAGTTCCTTCAGCGCACTGCAGGCCCAACTGATAGGCGGTCCATGAGCGCCGAAGATCTTCGGTCGCCGATGCGTGTAGTCCTCATGGGCCGAACAATGGCGGGTAAGTCTTCACTGCTCGCCGCGTTGACCGGAGCCCACGTCAATCGCATTGGCGACGGCGGACAGCGGTTCTCGCGCGATGTGTTCAGCGCTGCAACCACCGCCTCGGACCGCATCGAGATTGTGGACACGCCCGGAGTTGGGGCCCACGGTGGGACCGACGACACGCAGATAGCATTACGAGCCGCTCTGGAGGCAGACCTGATCATCTGGGTCAACAGCAGCGATTCGATCCAGGAAGAATCAGCCGGGGCGCTCCGGCTACTCGGAGCGGTTGGCAAGCCAATCATCGTTGCCCTCAACTGTCGCCAGTCGCTCGAAGGTGTCGGCAGGCTTAACTTGCTCAGGTTTCCCGACCGCGTATTCGGAAACCGTGACGGCCTCGTTGAGGAAATCAAGCGGCACATGGCAGAAGTGGGAGTAGCGCCGCAGGATGTCGTCCACGTTCATGCCCTAGCGGCCACTAAAGCCCTGGCACGCGGTGCACTCGATGCTGAGCTACACCAGGCAAGTCGAATTGAAGCCCTCGTCGCTTCCCTGCTCCGTGAGCAAGCAGTCAACAGTGAGAACCGGCGAGCGATTCGAATTGTCGACGGCCCACGTCAAAGTGGCGAGGAACTGGCCACGGCGCTTCGCACGGGTTCGATAAGCCTTCTCGCACAGGCTGAACGAGATCTCAACCAGACCGCAGATCTGCACACGCGTCTGGCGAGAACCGTGCGCTTGAGCGGCGAGGCGATGCGGTCAGACATCCAAGCCACGGTGGGCAAACGACGCGATTGGCACCTGAACCTCACCGACTTCGGAACGTCGCTCCAGTCGGAGTGGCAGAAGGAGCTGACCTCGTTACAGGAGGACCTAAAAACAGCGTTGGGACTGCGACTGTCGGGGTTGACGACGGACGTTGACACGACACTCGCAGACACCGAGTCCGAGTG includes these proteins:
- a CDS encoding GTPase, whose translation is MSERVKPPRRPWLPAALPAFFGSEPTVTDPWAGLLDVIAKFDSLTTDLRIDALGAAAELEEVDTKFLQRTAGPTDRRSMSAEDLRSPMRVVLMGRTMAGKSSLLAALTGAHVNRIGDGGQRFSRDVFSAATTASDRIEIVDTPGVGAHGGTDDTQIALRAALEADLIIWVNSSDSIQEESAGALRLLGAVGKPIIVALNCRQSLEGVGRLNLLRFPDRVFGNRDGLVEEIKRHMAEVGVAPQDVVHVHALAATKALARGALDAELHQASRIEALVASLLREQAVNSENRRAIRIVDGPRQSGEELATALRTGSISLLAQAERDLNQTADLHTRLARTVRLSGEAMRSDIQATVGKRRDWHLNLTDFGTSLQSEWQKELTSLQEDLKTALGLRLSGLTTDVDTTLADTESEWAAVSPDQFELRDLSGFNAIWGNRLLRAGVGVGGSAAGLWGGAILGAKIGGVLGLETGPGAIVTATVGAIVGGVVGISLGPIKNLSDRIILGKDGVLRKRSSEVAEQVGPLLDQISLEYDSRVSAQLDEIQKHLAAERVRSDDRSMSLQRLARRWEQTSETFRHLIGELDRETTAALLRLDGRERLARSVNRATRVPGVTVLAEFSDPSFWEAWLFPPDIGEPLAAGKTPAQGGEAVSALTYALGLVDAPATLGQANAESATIHIEAAVPDAITVTWAETLSAHTRKDIRIVSPGKATNT